A stretch of DNA from Bradyrhizobium algeriense:
ATTGAATGCCCTCGCGGGCGTCGGCGCTGTTCAATACGCGTTCGCGCACGGTCGGAATGTAGGCGATGGCGGCCTTCTCGCCATGCTCGACATATTTCGCGGCAGCCTCCTTGGTGACCTGAATGCCAAGCGGCGCATTGTTAGCAATGATCGCGGCGAGCGCCATCGCGCGCTCGACCTGCTGGCCCGCCGGCATCACTTCCTGGACCAGCCCGATCTCGTGGGCGCGGGCCGCCGTGAATTCATCGCACAGGAACAGATGATACATCGCGTTGCCCCAGCCGGTGCGCGACAGGAAGCGGAAATGCGCGCCGCCGAACGGCGCAATGCCGCGTTTGGATTCCATCTGGCAGAAGCGCGCGTCATCAGCGGCGACGACGATGTCGCCCGCCAGCATCAGTTCGATGCCGATGGTGAAGACGATGCCCTGCACGGCGGTGACGATCGGCTTTTTGCAGCGCTTTTGCAGGCCG
This window harbors:
- a CDS encoding crotonase/enoyl-CoA hydratase family protein gives rise to the protein MSAEGTIRTETHDRIFKIIIDNPAKKNAFSPAMMEQLSDALTELHNNDSLWVGVICAEGKDFTAGLDMPKFFGPNAEKRNFKEGNVDVFGLQKRCKKPIVTAVQGIVFTIGIELMLAGDIVVAADDARFCQMESKRGIAPFGGAHFRFLSRTGWGNAMYHLFLCDEFTAARAHEIGLVQEVMPAGQQVERAMALAAIIANNAPLGIQVTKEAAAKYVEHGEKAAIAYIPTVRERVLNSADAREGIQSFIERRAAVFQGR